From Myxocyprinus asiaticus isolate MX2 ecotype Aquarium Trade chromosome 49, UBuf_Myxa_2, whole genome shotgun sequence, a single genomic window includes:
- the LOC127438104 gene encoding zinc finger and BTB domain-containing protein 7A-like isoform X2, whose protein sequence is MSSGAGGRGRQQCRASGSSGVVEEGPVGIPFPEHSADLLGSLNQQRLSGLLCDVLLVAQEREFPAHRSVLASCSTYFHKLFTSGLAADRQRVYALDFVRPEALAALLDFAYTATLTVSHNSVVDILSAARVLEISPIQDVCTHLLDTKVLSPPAGSEQEDNEEEEERGKNGREQGIRLRAREYLEFFQRGAHWGSSCSTPELRDLPTHLHFSQRNSADSNGTPTGPADCYSPLAQVLKQPPHEPEDDDADEECHDRALAQGKGAQALMSFYAPTQNGHFYLHQAEPKSERELEVAGEREHERGPASALLQQMMDSLERKREQPTTGGGGEEDGPEGEEPDVEFYLKYFNSAQHEESASAPISPSLLPLWSMRGSGSGNQATGGVNSGERKMRSKAFQKCPICSKVIQGAGKLPRHIRTHTGEKPYECAICKVRFTRQDKLKVHMRKHTGEKPYLCTQCGAAFAHNYDLKNHMRVHTGLRPYQCSSCFKTFVRSDHLHRHLKKDGCNGIPSRRGRKPRIRDPELLEGPLELHGPEADIERGRRCLDGGSGTSLIEENHGSRNTHSPVADGEGSEDFTLGHRDSATT, encoded by the exons ATGTCGTCAGGAGCTGGTGGGCGGGGAAGACAGCAATGTAGAGCCTCCGGGAGTTCAGGCGTGGTGGAGGAAGGTCCAGTGGGCATCCCCTTCCCTGAGCACAGTGCTGACCTGCTGGGCAGTCTTAACCAGCAAAGGCTAAGTGGGCTGTTGTGTGATGTGTTGCTAGTGGCCCAAGAGAGAGAATTCCCTGCCCACCGCTCCGTATTGGCCTCCTGCAGCACCtacttccacaagcttttcaccTCAGGTCTGGCTGCTGACCGTCAGAGAGTCTATGCGCTGGACTTTGTGCGGCCTGAGGCGCTGGCCGCCCTCTTGGACTTTGCTTACACAGCCACACTCACAGTCAGCCACAACAGTGTGGTTGACATCCTAAGCGCCGCTCGTGTGCTCGAGATCTCACCCATCCAAGATGTCTGCACACACCTGCTGGACACCAAAGTGCTCTCCCCGCCG GCGGGCAGTGAGCAAGAAGATAACGAGGAAGAAGAAGAGCGAGGAAAGAATGGAAGAGAGCAGGGCATCCGGCTGCGTGCCCGCGAGTACCTGGAGTTCTTCCAGAGGGGGGCGCATTGGGGTAGCAGCTGCAGCACGCCAGAGCTCAGGGACCTGCCCACACACCTGCACTTTAGCCAACGCAACAGCGCTGACAGTAATGGCACGCCCACCGGCCCTGCTGACTGCTATTCCCCACTGGCCCAAGTCCTAAAGCAGCCGCCTCATGAACCTGAAGACGACGATGCCGATGAGGAATGCCATGACAGAGCTTTGGCTCAAGGGAAAGGTGCACAGGCTCTGATGTCCTTTTATGCTCCCACACAGAATGGACATTTCTACCTCCATCAAGCAGAGCCCAAATCAGAAAGGGAGTTGGAGGTGGCAGGCGAGCGGGAACATGAGCGAGGCCCGGCCAGTGCTTTGCTACAACAGATGATGGACTCTTTAGAGCGGAAAAGGGAGCAGCCCACAACAGGTGGTGGGGGTGAGGAGGACGGGCCGGAGGGTGAAGAGCCGGATGTGGAATTTTACTTGAAGTACTTCAATAGTGCGCAGCACGAAGAGTCCGCCAGTGCCCCCATCTCACCAAGTCTGCTACCACTGTGGTCGATGAGGGGCAGTGGAAGTGGGAACCAAGCGACTGGAGGTGTTAACAGTGGTGAAAGGAAAATGCGCTCTAAGGCCTTCCAGAAGTGCCCCATCTGCTCCAAGGTCATCCAAGGCGCAGGCAAGCTTCCACGCCACATCCGTACACACACAGGAGAAAAGCCCTACGAGTGCGCCATCTGCAAAGTGCGATTCACAAG GCAGGACAAGCTAAAGGTTCACATGCGCAAACATACGGGAGAGAAGCCTTACCTGTGTACTCAGTGTGGTGCCGCCTTCGCCCATAACTACGATCTGAAGAATCACATGCGCGTGCACACGGGCCTGCGTCCCTACCAGTGCTCCAGCTGTTTTAAAACCTTTGTGCGCTCAGACCACCTCCACCGTCATCTCAAGAAAGACGGCTGCAACGGCATCCCATCCCGACGAGGCCGCAAGCCACGCATACGAGATCCTGAGCTCCTGGAAGGTCCTCTGGAACTCCATGGTCCAGAAGCAGATATTGAGAGAGGTCGACGGTGTCTAGATGGGGGCAGCGGAACATCGCTCATTGAGGAAAATCATGGTAGTCGCAACACACACAGCCCCGTTGCTGATGGGGAAGGTAGCGAAGATTTTACCTTAGGACACAGGGACTCTGCAACTACATGA
- the LOC127438104 gene encoding zinc finger and BTB domain-containing protein 7A-like isoform X1: MLGALRRCQDQTGRRTGGRTDGRAAAAIGGSAAGWWKMSSGAGGRGRQQCRASGSSGVVEEGPVGIPFPEHSADLLGSLNQQRLSGLLCDVLLVAQEREFPAHRSVLASCSTYFHKLFTSGLAADRQRVYALDFVRPEALAALLDFAYTATLTVSHNSVVDILSAARVLEISPIQDVCTHLLDTKVLSPPAGSEQEDNEEEEERGKNGREQGIRLRAREYLEFFQRGAHWGSSCSTPELRDLPTHLHFSQRNSADSNGTPTGPADCYSPLAQVLKQPPHEPEDDDADEECHDRALAQGKGAQALMSFYAPTQNGHFYLHQAEPKSERELEVAGEREHERGPASALLQQMMDSLERKREQPTTGGGGEEDGPEGEEPDVEFYLKYFNSAQHEESASAPISPSLLPLWSMRGSGSGNQATGGVNSGERKMRSKAFQKCPICSKVIQGAGKLPRHIRTHTGEKPYECAICKVRFTRQDKLKVHMRKHTGEKPYLCTQCGAAFAHNYDLKNHMRVHTGLRPYQCSSCFKTFVRSDHLHRHLKKDGCNGIPSRRGRKPRIRDPELLEGPLELHGPEADIERGRRCLDGGSGTSLIEENHGSRNTHSPVADGEGSEDFTLGHRDSATT, from the exons ATGTTGGGAGCCCTGAGAAGGTGTCAGGATCAG ACAGGCAGACGGACAGGCGGCAGAACGGACGGACGGGCGGCGGCTGCGATTGGCGGCTCGGCGGCAGGCTGGTGGAAAATGTCGTCAGGAGCTGGTGGGCGGGGAAGACAGCAATGTAGAGCCTCCGGGAGTTCAGGCGTGGTGGAGGAAGGTCCAGTGGGCATCCCCTTCCCTGAGCACAGTGCTGACCTGCTGGGCAGTCTTAACCAGCAAAGGCTAAGTGGGCTGTTGTGTGATGTGTTGCTAGTGGCCCAAGAGAGAGAATTCCCTGCCCACCGCTCCGTATTGGCCTCCTGCAGCACCtacttccacaagcttttcaccTCAGGTCTGGCTGCTGACCGTCAGAGAGTCTATGCGCTGGACTTTGTGCGGCCTGAGGCGCTGGCCGCCCTCTTGGACTTTGCTTACACAGCCACACTCACAGTCAGCCACAACAGTGTGGTTGACATCCTAAGCGCCGCTCGTGTGCTCGAGATCTCACCCATCCAAGATGTCTGCACACACCTGCTGGACACCAAAGTGCTCTCCCCGCCG GCGGGCAGTGAGCAAGAAGATAACGAGGAAGAAGAAGAGCGAGGAAAGAATGGAAGAGAGCAGGGCATCCGGCTGCGTGCCCGCGAGTACCTGGAGTTCTTCCAGAGGGGGGCGCATTGGGGTAGCAGCTGCAGCACGCCAGAGCTCAGGGACCTGCCCACACACCTGCACTTTAGCCAACGCAACAGCGCTGACAGTAATGGCACGCCCACCGGCCCTGCTGACTGCTATTCCCCACTGGCCCAAGTCCTAAAGCAGCCGCCTCATGAACCTGAAGACGACGATGCCGATGAGGAATGCCATGACAGAGCTTTGGCTCAAGGGAAAGGTGCACAGGCTCTGATGTCCTTTTATGCTCCCACACAGAATGGACATTTCTACCTCCATCAAGCAGAGCCCAAATCAGAAAGGGAGTTGGAGGTGGCAGGCGAGCGGGAACATGAGCGAGGCCCGGCCAGTGCTTTGCTACAACAGATGATGGACTCTTTAGAGCGGAAAAGGGAGCAGCCCACAACAGGTGGTGGGGGTGAGGAGGACGGGCCGGAGGGTGAAGAGCCGGATGTGGAATTTTACTTGAAGTACTTCAATAGTGCGCAGCACGAAGAGTCCGCCAGTGCCCCCATCTCACCAAGTCTGCTACCACTGTGGTCGATGAGGGGCAGTGGAAGTGGGAACCAAGCGACTGGAGGTGTTAACAGTGGTGAAAGGAAAATGCGCTCTAAGGCCTTCCAGAAGTGCCCCATCTGCTCCAAGGTCATCCAAGGCGCAGGCAAGCTTCCACGCCACATCCGTACACACACAGGAGAAAAGCCCTACGAGTGCGCCATCTGCAAAGTGCGATTCACAAG GCAGGACAAGCTAAAGGTTCACATGCGCAAACATACGGGAGAGAAGCCTTACCTGTGTACTCAGTGTGGTGCCGCCTTCGCCCATAACTACGATCTGAAGAATCACATGCGCGTGCACACGGGCCTGCGTCCCTACCAGTGCTCCAGCTGTTTTAAAACCTTTGTGCGCTCAGACCACCTCCACCGTCATCTCAAGAAAGACGGCTGCAACGGCATCCCATCCCGACGAGGCCGCAAGCCACGCATACGAGATCCTGAGCTCCTGGAAGGTCCTCTGGAACTCCATGGTCCAGAAGCAGATATTGAGAGAGGTCGACGGTGTCTAGATGGGGGCAGCGGAACATCGCTCATTGAGGAAAATCATGGTAGTCGCAACACACACAGCCCCGTTGCTGATGGGGAAGGTAGCGAAGATTTTACCTTAGGACACAGGGACTCTGCAACTACATGA